A portion of the Ferrimonas lipolytica genome contains these proteins:
- a CDS encoding DUF3413 domain-containing protein, giving the protein MQFNDHTKDNVSPLVLWGHWFTFINMLLAMLIATRFLYIQGWPDTLLAQAYMLVNLVGHFAFLGFAGYLFTLFPITVLLPFSHILRGVGALVATIGLTILAFDAEIFDHYRLHLNPFVLDIASADIGALLDNPIVAVFPIALLALQLVLANGLWKRLARVRRRRMGIPVVIVLASCFIASHLVHIWADATGYRPIVAQDDIFPLHYPATARGFIARQGLMEEGEMAVPNRIAPSSHQLLYPLTDINCVPPTTQDVLMITIDGFRADMVNQQTMPYLMDLSQQSHWFEHHSSASNSYNHGLFTMFYSMLPSYREPLLLDLKGPELTKQLHRAGYHLSAYGINQAATPFDKQTWLQDFNVVPTPVDDVAAEQDIAISQQVISHIEQKNGPQFNLVSLSAPAYYSTPVGEVGIPTVRADKSLNHAQQVLFNQYRQSLHFIDGQLQRLVEAAGENTVVIITGTHGHLFTTDINADSRANFSPAATRVPLLIRWNGQRPRAISHRTSHYGVVPTLMTNLLQCTTPIREYSLGEELYQPPHNDYLVIGNARQFAIQTERAITVIDNRGAYRVYNNNYKRQREAKLDVPVLVLMMEEGGRFRSH; this is encoded by the coding sequence ATGCAATTCAACGATCACACCAAAGACAATGTGTCGCCCTTGGTACTGTGGGGACACTGGTTTACCTTTATAAACATGCTGTTAGCAATGCTAATCGCAACACGTTTTTTGTACATCCAAGGCTGGCCTGACACGCTATTGGCCCAGGCGTACATGCTGGTGAACCTGGTTGGCCATTTTGCATTCTTGGGCTTTGCTGGATACTTATTTACTCTGTTTCCAATTACAGTACTGCTGCCGTTTTCGCACATATTGCGCGGCGTTGGTGCTTTGGTTGCAACCATCGGGTTAACCATTTTGGCCTTCGATGCCGAAATTTTTGACCACTATCGACTCCACCTCAATCCATTTGTTCTTGATATCGCCAGCGCTGATATCGGTGCCCTACTCGACAACCCCATTGTGGCCGTATTCCCAATCGCCCTGCTCGCCTTACAGCTAGTGCTAGCCAATGGACTTTGGAAACGATTAGCTCGAGTTCGTCGTCGCCGTATGGGGATTCCGGTGGTAATCGTACTAGCCAGTTGTTTTATCGCGTCGCACTTGGTGCATATTTGGGCCGATGCTACTGGTTACCGTCCAATTGTGGCACAAGACGATATATTCCCGTTGCATTACCCGGCTACCGCTCGAGGCTTTATCGCCCGCCAAGGGTTGATGGAAGAGGGAGAGATGGCGGTACCCAATCGCATTGCCCCTTCATCACATCAATTGCTATATCCGCTGACCGACATCAATTGCGTGCCACCAACCACCCAAGATGTGTTGATGATCACCATAGATGGCTTCCGCGCCGACATGGTTAATCAGCAAACCATGCCGTACCTGATGGACCTATCCCAGCAATCCCACTGGTTTGAGCACCACTCTTCGGCTAGCAACAGCTACAACCACGGCCTATTCACTATGTTCTACAGCATGTTGCCCTCATACCGAGAGCCACTACTGTTGGACTTAAAAGGCCCAGAGCTAACCAAACAACTACACCGAGCGGGCTACCATCTGTCCGCTTACGGCATCAATCAAGCGGCAACCCCGTTTGATAAACAAACCTGGCTACAAGACTTTAATGTGGTTCCTACCCCTGTCGATGATGTCGCTGCCGAGCAAGATATTGCCATTAGCCAACAGGTCATCAGCCATATAGAGCAGAAAAACGGCCCACAGTTTAATCTGGTGAGCTTGTCAGCACCCGCTTATTACAGTACCCCTGTTGGCGAAGTTGGGATCCCGACAGTGCGAGCCGACAAATCGTTAAACCACGCCCAACAGGTGTTGTTTAACCAGTACCGGCAGTCGTTGCACTTTATCGATGGACAGCTCCAACGATTGGTTGAAGCCGCGGGAGAAAACACCGTGGTGATCATTACCGGTACCCATGGCCACCTATTTACCACTGACATTAATGCCGATAGCCGCGCTAACTTCAGCCCCGCAGCCACCAGAGTGCCACTGCTTATCCGCTGGAACGGGCAACGCCCACGAGCCATAAGTCATCGCACCAGTCACTACGGTGTGGTACCGACGTTAATGACCAACTTACTCCAGTGCACCACGCCAATCCGTGAATACAGCCTAGGTGAAGAGCTATATCAGCCGCCACACAACGACTATTTGGTTATTGGCAACGCTCGTCAGTTTGCGATTCAAACCGAACGTGCCATCACCGTGATCGACAATCGTGGTGCCTACCGCGTGTACAACAATAACTATAAGCGGCAGCGTGAAGCCAAGCTTGATGTGCCAGTTTTGGTACTGAT
- a CDS encoding DUF1414 domain-containing protein has translation MAIVSKYSNQQVETLLSDLLAVMEKHQTPTDLALMSLGNAATIIINSKIAPANRAALAEQFAQALQASIDSSDDA, from the coding sequence ATGGCGATCGTATCTAAATACAGCAATCAACAAGTAGAAACCCTGCTGTCGGATCTGCTGGCAGTGATGGAAAAACACCAAACCCCAACCGATTTGGCGCTTATGTCCCTTGGTAATGCCGCTACCATTATCATTAACAGCAAAATTGCACCGGCAAATCGTGCTGCACTGGCCGAACAGTTTGCGCAAGCTTTGCAGGCATCCATCGATAGCAGTGATGACGCCTAA
- the yejK gene encoding nucleoid-associated protein YejK produces the protein MSIKIDQAIIHTVNQGNDGQLECRLRSQPLKQSMAADDLIAELHRLYTAKAGKGFGHFGVPINEDGTPAGEANEEFEQALTQWQAGELGYVEFTAQASNLLGKELSKYDFATGGYLLLAHYSHVACNYLFVALISAKPSVAVSDEMEVHGMEHLDLSNMQLTARIDLTEWKADPTSKKYISFVKGRAGRKIADFFLDFMGCIEGIDAKKQNKALMQAVEDYVGTAELDKSEQQDCRDAVFDYCKSQIATGDNVQISDIADELADKGLESFHQFTSDGSYELIEEFPADQSTLRQLKKFAGTGGGVSLSFDGQHLGERVQWDPARDTITIHGVPPNLLEQLMRRSGSKAD, from the coding sequence ATGAGTATAAAAATCGATCAAGCCATTATCCACACAGTCAACCAAGGTAACGATGGTCAACTGGAGTGCCGCTTACGCTCACAACCGCTCAAGCAGTCGATGGCTGCTGACGACCTAATCGCTGAACTGCACCGATTATACACCGCCAAAGCCGGCAAAGGTTTTGGCCACTTTGGGGTTCCTATTAATGAAGACGGCACCCCAGCCGGTGAAGCCAATGAGGAGTTCGAACAAGCGCTAACCCAATGGCAAGCCGGTGAACTCGGCTATGTAGAGTTTACGGCACAAGCCAGTAATCTGCTTGGTAAAGAGTTATCTAAGTATGATTTTGCCACTGGTGGTTACCTACTGTTGGCTCATTACAGCCACGTTGCTTGCAACTACCTATTTGTGGCTCTGATCTCAGCTAAGCCGTCAGTGGCGGTATCCGATGAAATGGAAGTACACGGCATGGAGCATTTAGATTTGTCTAATATGCAGCTGACTGCCCGCATCGATTTAACCGAGTGGAAGGCCGATCCTACCTCTAAAAAGTACATCTCCTTCGTCAAAGGTCGAGCCGGGCGTAAGATCGCCGACTTTTTCTTAGACTTTATGGGCTGTATTGAAGGCATTGATGCTAAAAAGCAAAATAAAGCGTTGATGCAGGCGGTTGAGGATTACGTTGGCACGGCAGAACTCGATAAGTCTGAGCAGCAAGATTGCCGTGACGCCGTGTTCGACTACTGTAAAAGCCAGATTGCCACAGGTGATAACGTTCAGATCAGTGACATTGCCGATGAGTTGGCAGACAAAGGCTTGGAAAGCTTCCACCAATTTACCAGCGATGGCAGCTATGAGTTGATTGAGGAGTTTCCGGCTGATCAGAGCACGTTGCGTCAATTGAAGAAGTTTGCCGGTACCGGCGGTGGTGTTTCTTTGAGTTTTGATGGTCAACATTTAGGCGAACGAGTGCAGTGGGATCCGGCTCGAGATACCATAACTATTCATGGTGTTCCGCCAAACCTGTTAGAGCAGTTGATGCGTCGCAGCGGCAGCAAGGCTGATTAA
- a CDS encoding YjiH family protein, with amino-acid sequence MFLIPSILGVFFFMTPVVHADGITIPIAVLKDALLGVIGDNIAAVVSGVLIVSALAAIATKLFKPQFILNNSFLNGLFNPSPLWFSVRVLGAAFVAMVITQTGPEVIISDLTGAFVFAELMPTLFAVFVFAGLLLPLLTHFGLLELIGSLLTKVMRPLFNLPGRSAIDCLASWLGDGSVGILMSSKQYEEKCYTQREAAVIGTTFSAVSISFSLVVIAQVGLESMFIPFYLTVCVAGLVVALIVPRLPPLSNKKDLLIDGTERAKDAEVIPAGHTVFSFGYQNALNTAAKIEKLSDVIVVSCKNAIDMVFGVLPVVMAVGTMGLIVAEFTPVFAWLGAPFVPLLELLQIPFAEAASETMVVGFADMFIPSIIAAGIENDMTKFVIAALSVTQLIFMSEVGALLLGSKIPVNAFELLVVFLLRTLVSLPVIAGMAHLIF; translated from the coding sequence ATGTTCCTGATCCCATCGATACTGGGCGTCTTTTTCTTTATGACCCCGGTTGTTCACGCCGATGGTATTACTATCCCTATTGCGGTTTTGAAAGATGCTCTGCTTGGTGTTATTGGCGATAACATTGCCGCGGTAGTAAGTGGTGTGTTGATTGTCTCAGCGCTAGCCGCTATTGCCACCAAACTGTTTAAACCTCAGTTTATTCTCAACAACTCATTCCTGAACGGGCTGTTTAATCCGTCGCCGCTGTGGTTTTCTGTTCGTGTATTGGGTGCTGCCTTCGTTGCTATGGTTATCACTCAAACAGGCCCTGAAGTGATCATCAGTGATCTAACCGGTGCTTTTGTGTTTGCCGAGCTAATGCCAACGCTATTTGCCGTATTTGTGTTTGCAGGTTTGTTATTGCCACTGTTGACCCACTTTGGCTTGCTCGAACTGATTGGTAGCCTGCTGACCAAGGTGATGCGTCCGCTGTTTAATCTGCCTGGCCGTTCAGCCATTGACTGCCTTGCGTCATGGCTTGGCGATGGCTCCGTTGGGATCTTGATGTCGTCGAAGCAGTATGAAGAAAAGTGTTATACCCAGCGTGAAGCTGCGGTTATTGGCACTACCTTCTCGGCCGTATCCATTAGTTTCAGTTTGGTGGTGATTGCTCAGGTTGGCTTAGAGTCGATGTTTATTCCTTTCTACTTAACCGTTTGTGTCGCTGGTTTAGTAGTAGCGTTGATTGTGCCGCGTTTACCACCGTTATCTAATAAGAAAGATCTGCTGATTGATGGCACCGAGCGCGCTAAAGACGCTGAGGTGATCCCTGCTGGTCATACTGTATTCTCTTTCGGTTATCAGAATGCTCTAAATACAGCAGCCAAGATTGAAAAGCTGTCTGACGTTATTGTCGTGAGCTGTAAAAATGCCATCGATATGGTGTTTGGAGTACTACCAGTGGTTATGGCTGTGGGTACCATGGGACTTATTGTGGCCGAGTTTACCCCAGTGTTTGCTTGGTTGGGTGCACCGTTTGTACCGTTACTCGAGCTGTTGCAGATCCCGTTTGCTGAAGCGGCCTCTGAAACCATGGTGGTTGGTTTTGCGGATATGTTTATTCCATCAATCATTGCTGCAGGTATTGAAAATGACATGACCAAGTTTGTGATTGCCGCTTTGTCTGTTACCCAACTTATCTTTATGTCAGAAGTAGGCGCCTTGTTACTGGGCTCTAAGATCCCAGTAAATGCATTTGAGCTATTGGTGGTGTTCTTGCTGCGTACCTTAGTATCGCTGCCAGTGATTGCTGGCATGGCTCATCTGATTTTCTAA
- a CDS encoding YbjQ family protein, with amino-acid sequence MTLTNIETIPGKTIVSHLGLVQGNTVRAKHVGRDFMAGLKNLVGGELVGYTELLQESREQAVERMTEQAIAIGANAVINVRFSTSSVTSGAAELFAYGTAVVVE; translated from the coding sequence ATAACCCTTACCAATATCGAAACCATTCCCGGAAAAACCATCGTTAGCCACCTTGGCTTAGTTCAGGGTAATACAGTGCGCGCCAAACATGTTGGTCGTGATTTTATGGCGGGGCTTAAGAATCTCGTTGGTGGCGAATTGGTTGGTTATACCGAACTGCTGCAAGAATCCCGAGAGCAAGCGGTCGAACGGATGACCGAACAAGCTATCGCCATTGGAGCTAATGCGGTAATCAATGTTCGCTTCTCAACGTCATCAGTGACCTCCGGTGCGGCGGAATTGTTTGCCTACGGTACTGCGGTTGTAGTGGAGTAA
- a CDS encoding YbjQ family protein, producing MQTLIGVLLLIGLGFVFGRYAEQRHFKRLRQEEARLQSILVFNTKEVPAQFQPCRVSLVGGNTVIAVDYFKSFVASLRNIVGGNVSSFESLIERARRESIVRMKQEAEQLGANAVFNMRIETSAIGQGDDKSQVSVEVYAYGTAVVSDEPVR from the coding sequence ATGCAGACACTCATTGGGGTACTGTTGTTGATTGGCTTAGGCTTCGTGTTTGGGCGCTATGCAGAGCAACGACATTTCAAACGTCTGCGCCAAGAAGAAGCTCGGTTGCAGTCGATATTGGTGTTTAATACCAAAGAGGTGCCAGCGCAATTCCAACCCTGTCGGGTTAGCTTGGTGGGGGGTAATACCGTTATAGCGGTGGATTACTTTAAGAGCTTTGTGGCGTCGCTTCGCAACATTGTTGGCGGCAACGTTAGTTCATTTGAGTCATTGATTGAACGGGCGCGCAGAGAATCGATTGTGCGAATGAAGCAAGAAGCTGAACAACTTGGTGCCAATGCGGTGTTCAATATGCGTATTGAAACCTCAGCAATTGGCCAAGGAGACGATAAGAGCCAAGTCTCGGTTGAGGTTTATGCATATGGTACGGCGGTAGTGAGCGATGAGCCAGTTCGTTAA
- a CDS encoding M48 family metallopeptidase, with product MSQFVNRPTPENNHKSGSPLPDFFILVAGVGLAISVVVLLINLAIGQLGQFIPFSWEQRLAPAWSAQRVESPAQRQMDELLARLLAVKPMQDDIDVKVTLIEDEQINAFAGLGGEIVIFSGLIEALPSENALAMVVAHELAHVRQRHVIKSLSKNLSITGLSILLGIENQALLQLSSQFTMLSFSRDDEAEADQLALAAVVALYGHSGGVTALFDVLENGNSSSWLSSHPSNEARRAATQVGLNLAQPLPLSADYLDFKAK from the coding sequence ATGAGCCAGTTCGTTAATCGTCCTACCCCAGAAAATAACCATAAGTCAGGTTCACCACTGCCAGATTTTTTTATTCTGGTTGCAGGCGTTGGTTTGGCGATTAGCGTAGTAGTGCTATTGATTAACCTAGCCATCGGTCAATTGGGACAGTTTATTCCATTCTCGTGGGAGCAACGGTTGGCACCTGCGTGGTCTGCTCAAAGAGTAGAGTCTCCAGCACAGCGACAGATGGATGAGCTATTGGCACGGTTGCTAGCGGTTAAGCCGATGCAAGACGATATCGATGTGAAGGTCACGTTGATTGAGGACGAGCAGATCAACGCCTTTGCCGGATTAGGCGGCGAAATCGTTATCTTTAGCGGATTGATTGAAGCGTTGCCGTCGGAGAATGCGTTAGCGATGGTGGTCGCTCATGAACTGGCTCATGTACGCCAACGTCACGTGATTAAGTCACTATCAAAAAACCTTAGCATTACTGGGTTATCAATCTTATTGGGAATAGAAAACCAAGCGTTGTTACAGCTGTCGAGCCAATTCACCATGTTGTCCTTTAGTCGGGATGATGAAGCTGAAGCAGATCAATTAGCGTTAGCGGCTGTCGTGGCTCTATATGGTCACAGCGGCGGTGTTACGGCGTTATTTGATGTACTAGAAAACGGAAATAGTTCAAGCTGGTTAAGCAGTCACCCAAGCAATGAGGCGCGGCGGGCGGCGACACAGGTTGGGCTCAATTTAGCGCAACCGCTGCCGCTATCTGCGGACTATCTTGATTTCAAAGCAAAATAG
- a CDS encoding DUF3622 domain-containing protein codes for MAQSKKFSLSVEQTEDKWTAKIIRKVSNRKTMVSKKKGRFATEAEAQAWGEEMLQEFQKNQAERNDRHAKTRIEREAVAARQAEKAEQKAAEKRALRAEALGDEFDADDVAEDEEFDFSDFDSEE; via the coding sequence ATGGCTCAAAGCAAAAAATTCTCACTGTCGGTAGAACAAACCGAAGATAAGTGGACCGCAAAAATCATCCGTAAAGTGTCCAACCGCAAGACCATGGTGTCTAAAAAGAAGGGTCGTTTTGCCACTGAAGCTGAAGCACAAGCTTGGGGTGAAGAGATGCTGCAAGAGTTCCAAAAGAACCAAGCAGAGCGTAACGACCGTCACGCTAAAACCCGTATTGAGCGTGAAGCCGTTGCTGCTCGCCAAGCTGAAAAGGCGGAACAAAAAGCCGCTGAAAAACGCGCCTTACGTGCCGAAGCCTTAGGTGACGAGTTTGACGCCGATGACGTTGCTGAAGACGAAGAGTTCGATTTCAGCGACTTTGATAGCGAAGAGTAA
- the fadE gene encoding acyl-CoA dehydrogenase FadE — MITLIWSLTSIIVLGALIYQRRSLTQFTVAAALFLAAGTALGHVGIIPWVIFAIIAIPVNVDSVRKQYLTKPMLKAYQGIMPEMSETEKDAIEAGTTWWDSELFSGAPDWKTLHNYPKPTLTAEEQAFIDGPVEEVMAMVDDFEVTHTLADLPQDVWQYLKDNKFFAMIIKKQYGGLEFTPYAQSQILQKLAGHSSVLSSTVGVPNSLGPGELLQHYGTEEQKNYYLPRLAIGQEIPCFALTSPEAGSDAGSIPDYGIVCKGEWEGKEVLGMKLTWNKRYITLAPVSTVLGLAFKLRDPDGLIGDKKEIGITCALIPTDMQGVEIGRRHFPLNTMFQNGPTRGNQVFVPLDYIIGGQEMAGQGWRMLVECLSVGRGITLPSSAAGGMKTVAGATGAYSRIRRQFKLPIGKMEGIEEPLARIGGNAYLMDAVSTLTTTGLNLGEKPSVISAIVKMHLTDRMQKCIIDAMDIHGGKGVCLGPNNYLGRGYQGAPIAITVEGANILTRSMIIYGQGAIRCHPYILNEMQAAFDEDKQKGLADFDKAIWGHVGFVFTNLVRSVWLGLTGGRLSNSPYQDETKRYYQQMNRFSANLALLSDIAMALLGGDLKRKERTSARLGDLLSQLFLTSGALKRYNDDGRMADDLPLLRWGVEDSLYKLQTAQIELLENFPMFGGLLKFLLFPFGRPIKRPSDKNDHQVARILQTPSATRDRLIAGQWLANHDRNALGKLEHTLGLILKAEPLYDKVCKAAGKKLPFMFLDRIAAQGLELGAITAEEAQLLNEAEAGRLATINVDDFDSDELKSNPVIAQQNDKAA; from the coding sequence GTGATAACCCTAATTTGGAGCCTAACCAGCATAATTGTGCTGGGCGCGTTGATCTACCAACGCCGTTCGTTAACTCAATTTACTGTTGCCGCCGCGCTATTCCTCGCCGCAGGCACCGCCTTGGGCCATGTTGGTATCATCCCGTGGGTAATCTTTGCCATTATCGCCATTCCTGTGAATGTTGACTCGGTGCGTAAACAATACCTAACCAAGCCAATGTTGAAAGCCTACCAAGGCATCATGCCGGAAATGTCTGAAACCGAAAAAGACGCCATTGAAGCCGGTACAACCTGGTGGGATTCAGAACTCTTCTCCGGTGCACCAGACTGGAAAACCTTACACAACTACCCTAAGCCGACCCTAACGGCTGAAGAGCAGGCTTTCATCGACGGTCCTGTTGAAGAAGTGATGGCAATGGTGGATGACTTTGAGGTTACCCACACTCTGGCGGATCTGCCTCAAGATGTATGGCAGTACCTGAAAGACAACAAGTTCTTTGCCATGATCATCAAGAAGCAGTATGGCGGCTTAGAGTTTACCCCATACGCCCAATCGCAGATTTTGCAGAAACTGGCTGGTCACAGCTCAGTACTCTCCTCAACTGTTGGCGTGCCTAACTCATTGGGTCCAGGTGAATTGCTGCAACATTACGGCACTGAAGAGCAAAAGAATTACTACCTGCCACGCTTAGCTATTGGTCAAGAGATCCCATGTTTCGCTCTAACCAGCCCTGAAGCGGGTTCCGATGCCGGCTCTATCCCTGATTACGGCATCGTCTGTAAGGGCGAATGGGAAGGTAAAGAAGTTCTGGGTATGAAGCTAACTTGGAACAAGCGCTACATTACCCTAGCCCCGGTATCTACCGTACTTGGTTTGGCTTTCAAACTACGCGATCCAGACGGCTTGATTGGCGACAAGAAAGAGATTGGCATTACCTGTGCGTTGATCCCGACCGATATGCAAGGTGTTGAGATTGGCCGCCGCCACTTCCCGTTGAACACCATGTTCCAAAACGGCCCGACCCGTGGTAACCAGGTGTTTGTCCCACTGGATTACATTATTGGTGGCCAAGAGATGGCAGGCCAAGGCTGGCGCATGCTGGTTGAATGTTTGTCGGTTGGTCGTGGTATCACCCTGCCATCAAGCGCTGCTGGTGGCATGAAGACCGTTGCTGGCGCAACCGGAGCCTACTCTCGTATCCGCCGTCAGTTCAAACTACCAATCGGTAAGATGGAAGGCATTGAAGAGCCATTAGCGCGGATTGGCGGTAACGCTTACCTAATGGACGCGGTGTCCACCTTAACAACAACCGGTTTAAACCTTGGTGAAAAACCATCGGTTATCTCCGCTATCGTCAAGATGCACCTGACCGACCGGATGCAGAAATGCATCATTGACGCCATGGATATCCACGGCGGTAAAGGGGTCTGTTTAGGGCCAAACAACTACTTGGGTCGTGGCTACCAAGGTGCGCCAATTGCGATCACCGTAGAGGGTGCCAACATCCTAACTCGTTCCATGATCATCTATGGTCAGGGCGCAATCCGATGCCACCCATACATCTTAAACGAGATGCAAGCGGCCTTTGATGAAGATAAGCAAAAGGGCTTAGCTGACTTCGACAAAGCCATTTGGGGCCACGTTGGTTTCGTATTTACTAACTTAGTTCGCAGTGTATGGCTTGGCCTAACCGGTGGCCGTTTGAGCAACAGCCCATACCAAGACGAAACCAAGCGCTACTACCAGCAGATGAACCGTTTCAGTGCCAACCTAGCGCTACTATCGGATATCGCAATGGCACTGCTTGGCGGCGACTTGAAGCGCAAAGAGCGTACCTCTGCTCGTCTAGGTGACTTACTCAGCCAACTGTTCCTGACCTCTGGCGCGTTGAAGCGTTATAACGACGATGGTCGTATGGCTGATGACCTACCACTGCTGCGTTGGGGTGTTGAGGATTCACTGTACAAACTGCAAACCGCACAGATTGAGTTGTTAGAAAACTTCCCAATGTTTGGTGGCCTACTGAAGTTCCTGCTGTTCCCATTCGGACGCCCAATTAAACGCCCGTCTGACAAAAATGACCACCAAGTTGCGCGTATTTTGCAAACCCCAAGTGCCACTCGTGACCGCCTGATTGCTGGCCAGTGGTTAGCAAACCACGATAGAAATGCGCTCGGCAAGCTGGAGCATACCTTGGGCTTGATCCTTAAAGCCGAGCCACTGTACGACAAAGTATGTAAAGCTGCCGGTAAGAAACTGCCGTTTATGTTCCTCGACCGTATTGCTGCTCAAGGCCTTGAGCTTGGCGCTATCACCGCTGAAGAAGCACAGCTTCTTAATGAAGCGGAAGCCGGTCGTCTGGCGACCATCAACGTTGATGACTTTGACTCCGACGAGTTGAAATCCAACCCTGTTATCGCCCAGCAAAACGACAAAGCCGCTTAA
- a CDS encoding class II glutamine amidotransferase — translation MCELLAMSANVPTDIVFSFTGLVERGGKTGPHRDGWGITFYDGPGSRTFKDSDPSCRSEVASMLKSYPIKSKTVISHIRQANRGKVSLENTHPFGRELWGRNWAFAHNGQLSGYKEVLKCERFMPVGSTDSELAFCYLMDRLAANYADKKPSREQAFRFMAKEGKKLQQYGVFNMLLSDGPYLLALCGNNLNWITRKAPFGEAKLIDTEMVIDFKQETTPNDVVTVIATRPLTSNESWTKMAAGEWILFRNGVKIASGK, via the coding sequence ATGTGTGAACTGCTGGCAATGAGTGCCAATGTGCCAACCGATATCGTGTTTAGTTTTACAGGGTTAGTCGAACGTGGTGGTAAGACTGGGCCACACCGAGATGGCTGGGGTATTACCTTTTATGACGGACCAGGGAGTCGCACCTTTAAAGACAGCGATCCCAGTTGTCGCAGCGAAGTCGCGAGCATGCTTAAAAGCTATCCGATTAAATCGAAAACGGTGATTAGCCATATTCGTCAAGCCAACCGAGGCAAAGTCAGTCTAGAGAATACCCACCCCTTTGGCCGAGAGCTGTGGGGGCGTAACTGGGCCTTTGCCCACAATGGGCAGCTTTCCGGTTATAAGGAGGTGTTGAAGTGTGAGCGCTTCATGCCGGTCGGCAGTACCGACAGCGAGCTGGCGTTTTGTTATCTGATGGATCGCTTAGCGGCAAACTATGCCGATAAAAAGCCCAGCAGAGAGCAAGCGTTCCGCTTTATGGCCAAAGAGGGTAAAAAACTACAGCAGTATGGGGTGTTCAACATGTTGCTGTCGGATGGCCCATACCTGCTAGCACTGTGCGGCAATAATCTTAATTGGATTACCCGTAAGGCGCCGTTTGGAGAGGCTAAGTTGATCGATACCGAAATGGTGATCGACTTTAAACAAGAAACCACACCTAACGATGTGGTTACTGTGATTGCTACACGGCCATTAACCAGTAATGAATCTTGGACCAAGATGGCAGCGGGAGAGTGGATTCTGTTTCGCAATGGCGTCAAGATCGCCAGCGGTAAATAG
- a CDS encoding DUF3108 domain-containing protein, whose translation MRLIAALSLLFCCKLMAAPLTPFEANYDVTHGDSSLGGGKITLQKTATNQFQMGYVSDVGWLLLSDIRSEQSLFDVNGDTLIPKRYLMERSGSGPDFSAEVEFDSVTGQIHARYKDRAADFPYKLPIYDNILYLMQLRLDVAAGKTQMNYHYIQKTKQRNIIYHVVGEEQLTTPFGTLNTVKVARIRKADSPKQTFAWLAKDHNYVIAQIQHYEDGELKAGMELQKVTFGQE comes from the coding sequence ATGCGTCTTATCGCTGCATTAAGTCTACTATTTTGCTGCAAGCTAATGGCGGCACCATTAACGCCATTTGAGGCAAATTACGATGTAACCCACGGCGACAGCAGCCTTGGTGGCGGTAAAATTACATTACAAAAAACCGCGACTAATCAATTTCAGATGGGGTACGTCAGCGATGTGGGCTGGCTTTTGCTCAGTGATATCCGCAGCGAACAAAGCCTTTTCGATGTTAATGGCGATACCCTTATTCCCAAACGCTATCTCATGGAGCGTTCTGGCTCCGGCCCCGATTTTAGTGCCGAAGTGGAATTCGATTCAGTTACCGGCCAGATCCATGCCCGCTATAAAGATCGTGCCGCTGACTTCCCCTATAAATTGCCTATCTACGATAACATTCTGTACCTAATGCAATTACGGCTCGATGTTGCAGCGGGCAAAACGCAGATGAATTACCACTACATTCAAAAAACCAAGCAGCGTAATATCATCTATCACGTCGTTGGTGAAGAACAGCTAACAACCCCATTTGGTACCCTTAATACCGTTAAGGTTGCGCGGATCCGCAAAGCTGACAGCCCTAAACAGACTTTTGCTTGGCTCGCTAAAGATCATAACTACGTGATTGCACAGATACAGCACTATGAGGATGGGGAGTTAAAAGCGGGTATGGAGCTGCAGAAAGTAACGTTCGGCCAAGAGTGA
- a CDS encoding MGMT family protein: MNIAIKKIWSTLQLVPTGKVVSYGQLADLAGLPRRHRLAARALKIAPTEMALPWHRVLATSGQISIAKESDNYRKQMELLRNEGVEVINGRVDMKRFRWQPDLAELLWTLQH, translated from the coding sequence ATGAATATAGCCATCAAGAAAATATGGTCGACACTTCAGCTTGTACCGACAGGAAAAGTCGTCAGTTATGGTCAACTCGCTGATCTAGCAGGTTTACCACGGCGCCACCGCCTCGCGGCACGCGCACTGAAAATAGCGCCAACTGAAATGGCATTACCGTGGCACCGCGTTCTTGCTACATCTGGCCAGATAAGCATTGCTAAGGAAAGCGATAACTATCGCAAACAGATGGAATTACTGCGCAACGAAGGGGTCGAAGTAATCAACGGTCGGGTCGATATGAAACGTTTCCGTTGGCAACCAGATTTAGCTGAGTTGCTGTGGACACTGCAACACTAA